A stretch of Clostridia bacterium DNA encodes these proteins:
- a CDS encoding flippase yields MNSSIKHVGQKSMLLTIGNGGSRIINFIFALAVGRLLGAEIYGEFSYLVSFISFFLSLSKLGLNNSALHFMPLYKDDQIKRHQISSLVLMIPVFTSIVIIAFLLFFSESISLHILNHPEYRTNFLLLVPSILILGLQNDMLSLIRGSKRIKEQLYVKNLIVPISKLVLLLVFVMVFQIQNIYSLIIPYYIYTIGVLVFLFLRLKAYGILGPLSFSKAMAKRLLYFSMPLLFSGMVGLISGNIDKFMIGYYMNSSQVGIYRVARQFSDLTTIAYASLITAIPPVISELYHKNKLDELKELYILSTKWVSVFNLLFFGIILLLAPDLMQMVGPEFVAGSSVLVIIGLGQIVNAMTGTADHINIMTGHPRYSLYTKLVVMGSNIVLNGLLIPRYGIVGAAIATMVAISLASILNLLFLYHHMRVQPFTRQYLYILASMLSSVIIVHLLMNRMDFYYLYRILLVSILYLFLYAFQIYITMVNQEEKNMMIGIWHKITKKG; encoded by the coding sequence ATGAATTCATCGATCAAGCATGTAGGCCAAAAATCCATGCTGCTTACCATTGGAAATGGTGGTAGTAGAATAATTAACTTCATATTTGCTCTTGCTGTCGGCCGTCTTCTCGGTGCTGAAATCTATGGAGAATTTAGCTATCTGGTTAGCTTTATATCTTTTTTCCTAAGTCTATCCAAGCTGGGCCTGAATAACAGTGCACTTCATTTCATGCCTCTTTATAAGGATGACCAGATTAAGCGTCACCAAATTAGTAGCCTGGTCCTTATGATCCCTGTTTTTACCAGTATCGTGATTATCGCTTTCCTCCTGTTCTTTTCCGAAAGCATATCCCTTCATATCCTCAACCATCCAGAATACCGCACCAATTTTCTTTTGCTTGTACCGAGTATTCTGATTTTGGGTTTGCAAAACGATATGTTGAGCCTAATCCGAGGAAGCAAGCGCATCAAAGAACAGCTTTATGTTAAAAACCTCATCGTGCCCATCAGTAAGTTGGTACTTTTGCTGGTCTTTGTCATGGTCTTTCAAATCCAGAACATCTATAGTCTGATTATTCCGTACTATATCTACACAATCGGTGTGCTAGTATTTCTCTTTTTGCGCCTAAAAGCCTATGGCATCCTAGGACCTCTTTCCTTTTCAAAAGCCATGGCCAAACGTCTTTTGTATTTTTCTATGCCACTACTTTTCAGCGGCATGGTTGGCCTGATTTCAGGCAATATAGATAAATTCATGATTGGTTACTATATGAATTCGTCCCAGGTTGGCATCTACCGGGTGGCTCGTCAGTTTTCCGATTTGACCACCATTGCGTATGCCTCCTTGATAACTGCAATTCCCCCCGTTATTTCTGAGCTGTACCACAAAAATAAGCTGGATGAACTAAAAGAGTTATACATTCTTTCTACCAAGTGGGTCTCCGTCTTCAATCTCTTGTTTTTTGGTATCATTTTGCTATTGGCCCCCGACTTGATGCAGATGGTCGGACCAGAATTTGTAGCGGGCTCCTCTGTGCTGGTAATCATCGGTCTAGGACAGATTGTCAATGCCATGACCGGAACAGCAGACCATATCAACATCATGACAGGCCATCCTCGCTATAGTCTATACACCAAGCTTGTGGTTATGGGCTCCAACATCGTGCTGAACGGCTTGCTGATTCCTCGCTATGGCATCGTGGGCGCTGCAATTGCCACCATGGTCGCCATATCTCTGGCAAGCATATTGAATCTCTTGTTTCTCTATCACCATATGCGGGTACAGCCCTTTACCAGACAGTATCTTTATATCCTTGCAAGTATGCTCAGCTCGGTCATCATAGTGCATCTATTGATGAACCGGATGGATTTTTACTACCTATATCGCATTCTCCTCGTCAGTATCTTATATCTTTTCCTCTATGCTTTCCAGATATATATCACGATGGTGAATCAAGAAGAAAAAAATATGATGATTGGAATATGGCATAAAATTACCAAAAAAGGATAG
- a CDS encoding GtrA family protein, producing the protein MHLEVPLAMWAGDKISRQFTSYLFVGGGAALVEWGTFALLYLCLALHYIGATVIAFILATLVNFVLGKKITFRKTQCKMPAHQELTAVFLISAVGLVWNMFFMFTLVTLLGWPGMMSKVMATGLVLVWNFLMRKLFLYKI; encoded by the coding sequence TTGCATCTTGAGGTACCGCTAGCGATGTGGGCAGGGGATAAAATAAGCAGACAATTCACGTCCTACCTGTTTGTGGGGGGCGGAGCGGCACTAGTAGAGTGGGGCACCTTTGCCTTGCTGTATCTTTGCCTTGCGCTTCACTATATTGGGGCAACCGTCATCGCCTTTATATTGGCAACCTTGGTTAATTTTGTGCTGGGTAAGAAAATAACCTTTCGAAAAACGCAATGCAAGATGCCAGCCCATCAAGAGCTGACGGCAGTCTTTTTAATCAGTGCAGTGGGATTGGTATGGAATATGTTTTTCATGTTTACGCTGGTGACCTTGTTAGGCTGGCCAGGAATGATGTCCAAAGTGATGGCAACTGGGCTGGTGTTAGTCTGGAATTTCTTAATGCGCAAACTATTTTTATATAAAATTTGA
- a CDS encoding sulfotransferase, protein MIPRTPIFIGGCERSGTTMLGSYLGKHPALLVTPESLFKTELMRRMSLQGALDTQATVAYLRRSKGIQLWEIPLDKLESALQEEKEIGFQKLMDLLLDLFQENMGFEATSYWVDHTPHNMRLGIRLSQLYPEAKFIHIVRDGRGVAYSYRGVNWGPYETYYSAKDWVYKVGFGLALAHQLGPKRVLLTRYEDILAEPAKEISRICSFLGLDYEILAAGQERFQVPFYSKQQHALVGKGLKKENKDRWRKGLSKRDLQVFESVAMDFLPSLGYSLLYEDNPIRISLGSKIIFRWKEDARNIEKHYKKRKMERRIRREMSKAPRKDE, encoded by the coding sequence GTGATACCACGAACCCCAATCTTTATAGGAGGATGTGAACGTAGTGGAACGACGATGCTAGGTTCCTATCTAGGAAAACATCCTGCCCTCTTGGTAACCCCTGAGTCATTGTTCAAAACAGAGCTAATGCGACGCATGTCTCTACAGGGCGCGCTGGACACCCAGGCGACAGTAGCCTATCTACGCAGGAGCAAAGGCATACAACTGTGGGAAATACCACTAGATAAACTGGAATCCGCTCTACAAGAAGAAAAGGAAATTGGCTTTCAAAAGCTGATGGATCTCCTATTGGATTTATTCCAAGAAAATATGGGGTTTGAAGCCACAAGCTATTGGGTGGATCACACGCCCCACAACATGCGTCTTGGGATTCGGCTCAGCCAATTGTATCCAGAGGCAAAGTTTATCCATATTGTCCGCGATGGCCGGGGTGTAGCCTATTCATACCGTGGAGTCAATTGGGGTCCCTATGAGACATATTATTCAGCCAAAGACTGGGTATATAAGGTGGGATTTGGCTTGGCCTTGGCCCATCAGCTGGGTCCGAAACGGGTTCTATTGACCCGCTACGAGGATATTTTGGCTGAGCCAGCCAAGGAAATTTCTCGCATATGCTCATTTCTAGGTCTGGATTACGAAATACTCGCCGCTGGCCAAGAACGTTTCCAGGTTCCTTTTTACTCAAAGCAGCAACATGCCTTGGTGGGAAAGGGCCTGAAAAAAGAAAACAAGGACCGTTGGCGCAAGGGGCTATCCAAAAGAGACCTTCAAGTGTTTGAATCTGTGGCCATGGATTTTCTACCCAGCTTGGGCTATAGCCTTCTTTATGAAGACAATCCAATAAGAATAAGTCTTGGGTCAAAAATTATCTTTAGATGGAAAGAAGACGCAAGAAATATAGAAAAGCACTACAAGAAAAGAAAAATGGAGCGTAGGATACGTCGTGAGATGTCGAAGGCCCCAAGGAAAGATGAATAA
- a CDS encoding SDR family oxidoreductase produces the protein MVAKRILVAGGAGFIGSHLCERLLKSGHVVLCLDNFRTGSPENLSSLLNKEHFTLVKHDVMEPFDWDCDEIYNLACPASPVHYQKDPIDTMKTSFLGACHLLELARKQKAKILQCSTSEIYGDPDVHPQKESYYGNVNPHGIRSCYDEGKRAAETLFFDYYRKHKIQIKVIRIFNTYGTRMALNDGRVVSNFILQALRKEDITIYGDGSQTRSFCYVDDMIEAMIRMMHSDDTVTGPINLGRPEEVTMLELAHKVLAITNSPSKLVFRELPSDDPAKRCPDIGLARDILDWEPTTSLDKGLRETVSFFRNQLEGETS, from the coding sequence ATGGTGGCAAAACGAATTCTAGTAGCTGGGGGTGCTGGCTTTATAGGCTCTCACCTATGCGAAAGATTGCTGAAGTCGGGACACGTCGTACTGTGCTTGGATAATTTTCGGACGGGTAGTCCTGAAAATCTTTCCAGCTTGTTGAATAAGGAACACTTTACACTAGTGAAACACGATGTTATGGAGCCTTTTGACTGGGATTGCGATGAGATATATAACCTTGCTTGTCCAGCGAGTCCGGTTCATTACCAAAAGGACCCCATAGATACCATGAAGACCAGCTTTTTAGGAGCCTGCCACTTGTTGGAACTGGCGCGAAAGCAAAAGGCAAAGATCCTACAATGCAGCACCAGCGAGATATATGGTGACCCAGACGTACATCCTCAAAAGGAAAGTTACTATGGCAACGTAAATCCGCATGGTATTCGCTCCTGCTATGACGAGGGAAAACGGGCAGCGGAGACCTTGTTCTTTGATTATTACCGAAAGCATAAAATTCAGATTAAGGTGATTCGCATATTCAACACCTACGGAACTAGAATGGCTCTAAACGATGGTCGAGTGGTTTCCAACTTTATCCTTCAGGCGCTACGTAAGGAGGATATCACCATCTACGGGGACGGAAGCCAAACCAGGAGCTTTTGCTATGTAGACGATATGATTGAGGCCATGATTCGCATGATGCATAGTGATGATACCGTGACCGGCCCCATCAACCTTGGAAGACCGGAGGAAGTTACCATGCTTGAATTGGCGCACAAGGTGCTTGCGATTACGAATAGTCCCTCTAAGTTGGTTTTCCGAGAACTACCCTCCGACGATCCGGCAAAGCGCTGCCCGGATATTGGTCTGGCACGAGACATCCTAGACTGGGAACCCACTACTTCGCTGGACAAGGGACTTCGTGAAACGGTGTCCTTTTTTAGAAATCAACTTGAAGGAGAAACTTCTTGA
- a CDS encoding glycosyltransferase family 2 protein, whose protein sequence is MDKSLSIIIPCYNEIETIEEIIKKVREVEIEDQEIIVVDDCSTDGTRDLLEGRLGPQIDKLVLHEKNRGKGAALRSGFALASKQVVIIQDADLEYNPDEYLVVAGPIWKEEHKVVYGSRFLQGEKYDKAYHMNIWANTVLTKLSNVLTHQKLSDMETCYKAFKRDVIQSIVIEEERFGFEPEITAKISKMGIPIHEVPISYYPRTKEEGKKIGISDGLRALYCILRYR, encoded by the coding sequence ATGGACAAGTCGCTGAGCATTATCATACCGTGTTACAACGAGATAGAAACGATTGAAGAAATTATCAAGAAAGTAAGAGAGGTAGAAATAGAGGACCAGGAGATTATCGTCGTGGACGATTGTTCGACGGATGGAACGAGGGATTTACTGGAGGGAAGACTAGGGCCTCAAATTGATAAGTTGGTCTTGCATGAGAAAAATAGGGGCAAAGGGGCTGCGCTTAGAAGCGGGTTTGCCCTTGCCTCTAAGCAGGTCGTAATTATCCAAGATGCAGATTTAGAATACAATCCAGACGAGTACTTGGTCGTTGCTGGCCCGATCTGGAAAGAGGAGCACAAGGTGGTTTACGGTTCTAGGTTTTTGCAAGGAGAAAAGTACGATAAGGCCTATCATATGAACATTTGGGCCAATACCGTGCTAACCAAACTGAGCAACGTTTTGACGCATCAGAAATTGAGCGATATGGAGACCTGCTATAAGGCCTTTAAACGGGACGTGATTCAATCCATCGTAATCGAGGAAGAACGATTCGGTTTTGAACCGGAAATTACAGCAAAAATATCGAAAATGGGCATTCCCATTCATGAGGTTCCCATCTCCTATTATCCAAGAACCAAGGAGGAAGGCAAAAAAATTGGAATCTCGGATGGCCTAAGAGCACTCTATTGCATCTTGAGGTACCGCTAG
- a CDS encoding glycosyltransferase family 2 protein, producing the protein MTKDNIAQYEDDLISVIVPAFNASSTLERSLQSIKDQSYPRWEALVVDDASEDGTKELMRHLQAREPRIRTIFLAENQGAAVARNEGLKRAKGRYVAFLDADDYWDEQKLEKQLAFMRQNGYGFTYTWYTNIYENKAKADRLIKAPPYLTLSSSLKNTIIGCLTVMIDRKQIGEFYMPEIRSGQDHVTWWRILERGHMAYGLQENLASYRIGNRQTLSSNKLKTAKKRWYNYRHVMGFSWSKAAYYFSCYVYYSLRKHYF; encoded by the coding sequence ATGACAAAGGACAATATTGCTCAATACGAAGATGACCTCATATCAGTGATTGTACCGGCCTTTAATGCGAGCTCTACCTTAGAGCGGAGCCTTCAGAGCATAAAGGATCAAAGCTATCCCCGGTGGGAAGCCTTGGTGGTGGATGATGCTTCTGAAGATGGCACCAAGGAGTTAATGCGCCACCTTCAAGCCAGAGAACCTAGAATCAGGACCATTTTTCTAGCAGAAAACCAAGGAGCGGCTGTGGCTAGAAACGAGGGGCTGAAACGGGCGAAAGGGCGTTATGTGGCTTTTTTGGATGCCGATGACTATTGGGATGAACAAAAATTGGAAAAGCAATTGGCCTTTATGCGCCAAAATGGGTATGGCTTTACCTATACCTGGTATACCAACATTTATGAAAATAAGGCGAAGGCGGATCGATTGATTAAGGCACCACCCTACCTAACCCTATCTAGTTCACTGAAAAACACAATCATTGGATGTTTGACGGTTATGATCGATCGAAAGCAGATTGGGGAATTTTACATGCCCGAAATTCGAAGTGGTCAAGACCACGTGACCTGGTGGAGAATCCTGGAACGAGGCCACATGGCATATGGCCTCCAAGAAAATCTAGCCAGCTACCGCATTGGGAACCGGCAAACACTCAGTTCCAATAAGTTGAAAACGGCCAAGAAACGTTGGTACAACTATCGCCATGTTATGGGATTTTCCTGGAGTAAGGCGGCCTACTATTTTTCCTGCTATGTCTACTACAGTTTACGAAAACATTATTTTTAA
- a CDS encoding glycosyltransferase, with product MIILHVTEMLTKVANGPRFSVTGLTSALNRIEGVEAGVLNVGSHWKLDKEETDRYDFPFFARYERFNSLPAPFNHPDLIVFHGVYKKHYLSLWQDLSAQGIPYVVTPRVSLTKQAQSQKAWKKRLANRLIMNSFIGHASAIHYLTPGEMEASLRINNKYFIAGNGVQIPELPVESKRAGNRMIFIGRYDIQHKGLDVLMQAISHIKDELLARGLSIDLYGSGRKVQRLLERQGKEKGLENVLSIHGPIFASEKEEALQEADLFLACSRFEGLPMALLEAMSHGVCVLATPGTNMAQEVEETQSGWQVNLDFKELGAAILKAFEDKEELARRGLNARRLASEEYNWDRIAELTLAEYQKLLQERTGAVK from the coding sequence ATGATTATTTTACATGTAACAGAGATGCTAACCAAGGTGGCGAATGGACCACGATTTTCAGTAACGGGACTGACTAGTGCCCTGAACCGGATTGAGGGTGTGGAAGCAGGTGTTCTTAATGTTGGGTCACACTGGAAATTAGACAAAGAGGAGACAGATCGTTACGATTTTCCGTTTTTTGCACGCTATGAAAGGTTTAATAGTCTGCCAGCACCCTTTAATCATCCAGACTTGATCGTCTTTCATGGGGTATATAAAAAACACTATCTATCTCTTTGGCAGGACCTTAGTGCGCAGGGGATTCCCTATGTGGTGACACCGCGGGTTAGTTTAACAAAACAGGCCCAGAGCCAGAAAGCCTGGAAGAAGCGACTGGCCAATAGATTGATTATGAATAGTTTTATCGGTCATGCGTCCGCAATACACTATTTGACCCCGGGAGAAATGGAAGCGTCTCTTCGAATTAATAATAAATATTTTATTGCTGGAAACGGCGTGCAGATACCAGAACTGCCAGTAGAGTCTAAGCGAGCAGGCAATCGGATGATTTTCATCGGGCGCTACGATATTCAGCATAAGGGGTTGGATGTCCTGATGCAGGCCATAAGCCATATTAAGGATGAACTACTTGCGCGTGGGCTGAGCATAGATTTATACGGATCAGGACGTAAGGTGCAACGGCTACTAGAACGTCAAGGAAAGGAAAAGGGCTTAGAAAACGTACTTAGCATCCATGGCCCCATATTTGCTAGCGAAAAAGAAGAAGCATTACAAGAAGCGGATCTATTTCTTGCGTGTTCAAGATTTGAGGGTCTTCCTATGGCCTTGTTGGAAGCCATGAGCCATGGCGTTTGCGTCCTGGCGACACCAGGCACCAATATGGCCCAGGAAGTAGAAGAAACCCAAAGCGGTTGGCAGGTAAACCTAGACTTCAAAGAGCTTGGTGCGGCTATTTTAAAAGCCTTTGAAGATAAGGAAGAACTAGCTAGAAGAGGACTGAATGCACGAAGGCTAGCAAGTGAAGAATATAACTGGGACCGGATAGCAGAATTAACCTTGGCTGAATACCAAAAACTATTACAAGAACGCACCGGGGCAGTGAAGTGA
- a CDS encoding glycosyltransferase family 39 protein gives MRKSKNKAVTWFDQSMNWMGIFTLALAFVLLFLLYHTGRSLWLDEAFLAYSVSKRSLLDLAKTVLDRNQTAPILYLYIVKIITVLFGNSEFTLRIFSAISYVGLLACAYYLLGRVYKIVSPMLGVGFIATMSGLLYYANEFKPYMSDCFCIFLVLVLYDLYDRKILKQAVFVVLSMLLVWASSPVIFFLAAVYGYNFVQALKTRKVEKIRKAILSGGLVLVSFLVNYWYWLRPVALSPFMTSYWEESVFPLWITSLADLKRLIFLMQEFSASFCYGALLIYALACVGAVASILKREKQTIIILLGVVLTLFASSIGKYPFNSRLVLFFYPVLGLLTFLGIEALTSNLDKAKKSLSLILTLMVLFTNYASIGYLVEHNRYRAYNEANSLIDYVQEEIRDGEKLYVSAPASSVFLYRNGYDEKQIGKQTDPTTANVIIGRQWDMLSAAGQTEIQSLLEEDLYLLFTMNRPKPTKQVLRPLGENGYLELIRMDHQTPLYYCSQATQDVKSRAMLELRDQKSLSNGLQLTFAVTAGPKAYLKHEMGQKISLAVKEYPELVFELTPKTIAPGETIEQTIVLDWPGEAKQVSVSLRSESFWFDELKMEPVVVQREPLK, from the coding sequence ATGAGAAAATCCAAGAACAAGGCGGTCACTTGGTTCGACCAGTCCATGAACTGGATGGGGATTTTCACCCTTGCTCTTGCCTTTGTCCTGCTCTTTTTGCTGTACCATACAGGACGATCGCTCTGGCTAGATGAAGCCTTTTTGGCTTACTCTGTGAGTAAGCGCTCCCTACTTGACCTAGCGAAAACAGTTCTAGACAGAAACCAGACCGCGCCCATACTCTATCTCTATATCGTAAAAATAATCACGGTCTTATTTGGTAATTCTGAATTTACCCTACGGATTTTTTCGGCCATCAGCTATGTGGGCCTCCTTGCGTGTGCCTACTATCTTTTGGGCAGGGTATATAAAATAGTCAGCCCCATGCTCGGCGTAGGCTTTATCGCAACCATGAGCGGACTACTCTATTACGCCAATGAATTCAAGCCCTACATGAGTGACTGCTTCTGTATCTTCTTGGTCCTTGTTCTCTATGACTTGTACGATAGAAAGATTCTAAAACAAGCTGTCTTTGTGGTTCTATCCATGCTCTTAGTGTGGGCCTCAAGCCCCGTCATATTCTTTTTAGCAGCTGTCTATGGCTACAACTTTGTGCAAGCGCTAAAAACTAGGAAGGTTGAAAAAATACGAAAGGCCATCCTAAGCGGGGGCTTGGTGCTGGTTAGTTTTCTCGTGAATTATTGGTATTGGCTGAGACCCGTAGCCCTAAGTCCCTTCATGACCAGCTATTGGGAGGAATCCGTCTTTCCGCTTTGGATTACCAGCCTAGCCGACCTAAAAAGATTGATCTTTTTGATGCAGGAATTCAGCGCTAGCTTTTGTTATGGGGCCCTGCTTATTTACGCTCTTGCTTGTGTGGGCGCAGTCGCCTCCATCCTTAAACGAGAAAAGCAGACAATCATCATCTTGTTGGGTGTTGTATTAACTCTATTTGCTTCCTCAATCGGGAAATATCCCTTCAATAGCAGACTCGTACTCTTCTTCTATCCCGTATTGGGCTTGCTGACCTTTTTAGGCATAGAGGCCTTGACTTCTAATCTAGATAAGGCCAAAAAAAGCCTTTCACTAATCTTGACCCTCATGGTTCTTTTTACCAACTACGCCTCAATTGGTTACCTTGTCGAACACAATAGATATCGTGCATACAATGAAGCCAACAGCCTAATAGACTATGTCCAAGAAGAAATCAGAGATGGCGAAAAGCTATATGTTTCGGCACCTGCAAGTTCCGTATTTCTCTACCGCAATGGCTACGATGAAAAGCAGATCGGCAAGCAGACAGACCCGACAACAGCAAATGTAATCATAGGCAGGCAATGGGACATGTTGAGCGCAGCTGGCCAGACTGAGATTCAAAGTCTGTTAGAAGAAGACCTTTATCTATTGTTTACCATGAATAGACCAAAACCGACCAAACAAGTCTTGCGTCCGCTGGGGGAAAATGGCTATCTAGAACTAATTCGGATGGATCACCAAACGCCGCTATATTACTGTAGTCAGGCAACCCAAGACGTTAAATCCAGGGCCATGCTGGAGCTGCGAGACCAGAAAAGTCTATCCAATGGCCTTCAGCTTACCTTTGCTGTTACCGCAGGCCCGAAGGCCTATTTGAAACATGAAATGGGTCAGAAGATTAGCCTTGCTGTGAAAGAATATCCTGAACTGGTATTTGAACTTACGCCAAAGACAATCGCACCAGGAGAAACCATTGAACAAACGATCGTACTGGATTGGCCAGGGGAGGCAAAGCAAGTGAGTGTTTCCTTGCGGAGTGAATCTTTTTGGTTTGATGAACTGAAAATGGAGCCGGTAGTCGTGCAAAGAGAACCCTTGAAGTAA
- a CDS encoding DJ-1/PfpI family protein, with the protein MIYCMLAPGFEEIEAILPTDVLRRTNLTVQTVAVHLDPQEKLVTGAHNISLICDINIHQANLTAADLVILPGGMPGTLNLEKNEQLTQALSYRMANNLPVAAICAAPSILGNLGLLQGRKATCYPGFESQLAGAIHLDQAVVVDDQLVTSKGPGTAMDFALALVSLLKDASTARELAREVQYHL; encoded by the coding sequence ATGATTTACTGTATGTTGGCTCCTGGCTTTGAAGAAATTGAAGCCATCCTTCCTACCGACGTTCTTAGAAGAACCAATCTTACTGTGCAAACTGTCGCGGTGCACCTTGATCCCCAAGAAAAGCTGGTCACGGGAGCACATAATATTAGTCTAATCTGCGATATAAATATCCATCAGGCAAATCTCACGGCAGCTGATTTAGTCATCCTACCGGGTGGTATGCCAGGCACACTAAACCTTGAAAAAAATGAACAACTAACGCAAGCCTTGTCCTACCGAATGGCCAACAACCTGCCGGTAGCCGCTATTTGCGCTGCCCCCTCTATTCTAGGAAACCTAGGCCTTTTACAAGGCCGGAAAGCTACCTGCTATCCTGGTTTTGAGTCACAACTTGCCGGAGCTATCCATCTCGACCAAGCAGTCGTAGTCGATGACCAGTTGGTAACCTCCAAGGGCCCCGGTACAGCCATGGACTTTGCTCTAGCCCTAGTCAGCCTGCTAAAGGATGCCTCAACGGCTAGGGAGCTTGCAAGGGAAGTGCAGTACCATTTGTAG
- the rfbD gene encoding dTDP-4-dehydrorhamnose reductase: MRIIITGSKGQLGRQMYESLKHTHQVLALSKQDLDIGKTKELERLVRDYAPQVLINTAAYTRVDEAEKQADLAYYVNAKAPKAMAGICAARDILLLHYSTDYVFGGDQKVPYGELDNPAPLNLYGRSKREGERAVLDYPRSLVLRSSWLYGEGNNFLRTMLNLARKAKPIRVVSDQIGSPTSVTELSLVSNFLLEQYDSGELDRRSAYGLYHASCQGQTSWYGFAQKIFELAGKTVDLEAILTSEYPTLAKRPSYSVLQNNRLETVWNYHMQGWEKALLAFMQEGSQE; encoded by the coding sequence ATGAGAATCATCATTACAGGAAGCAAAGGCCAGTTGGGAAGACAGATGTATGAAAGCTTGAAGCATACACATCAGGTGCTGGCCTTGTCGAAACAAGACCTAGATATCGGGAAAACAAAGGAGCTAGAGCGCCTGGTGAGGGACTATGCGCCCCAGGTGCTAATCAACACGGCCGCATATACAAGGGTAGATGAAGCAGAAAAACAAGCCGATTTAGCCTACTATGTCAATGCCAAGGCGCCAAAAGCCATGGCCGGCATCTGTGCGGCACGAGATATCCTGTTGCTTCATTACTCGACAGACTATGTATTTGGTGGAGACCAGAAGGTGCCCTATGGGGAACTAGATAATCCAGCACCACTAAATCTATATGGTAGAAGTAAAAGAGAGGGTGAGCGCGCAGTGCTTGACTATCCTCGGAGTCTGGTATTACGGTCTAGTTGGCTGTATGGAGAGGGTAACAACTTTCTTAGGACTATGTTGAACTTGGCCCGGAAGGCAAAACCCATTCGGGTGGTAAGTGATCAAATTGGCAGTCCTACTTCGGTTACCGAACTATCCTTGGTGAGCAACTTCCTACTAGAGCAGTATGATTCAGGTGAACTAGATAGAAGATCTGCATACGGTCTCTACCATGCGAGCTGCCAGGGGCAAACAAGCTGGTATGGTTTTGCCCAAAAAATCTTTGAACTTGCGGGAAAAACGGTAGATCTAGAAGCCATCTTGACTAGTGAGTATCCTACCCTGGCTAAACGGCCAAGCTACTCGGTGCTCCAAAACAACCGTTTGGAAACAGTGTGGAACTACCATATGCAAGGCTGGGAAAAAGCCTTGCTTGCATTTATGCAAGAAGGGAGTCAAGAATGA
- a CDS encoding class I SAM-dependent methyltransferase has protein sequence MSDYYDMSDAEYIASWKAMIPPARPSKEMLALYENSLLRLQYDQTGEWGLLGCTPELRTLAGKYNRPLACLDINSNSFTAMTPLCSPPKEETFVECDWLEADLPEAFDLILGDGSMIMLPQELYPPFLDNVHRMLKPGGHIITRLLSCDGKTFASAREAIDFFRANVKGKEPLVNMLTDFWILCLNRETMAIERADYSQWLNDLYHDGVLTKEEYLELDTPIMNVDLHCTSRERLKALVANKFTIVSIEAPTDFIGGHYNLVCTLQKI, from the coding sequence ATGAGCGATTATTACGATATGTCTGATGCGGAGTACATAGCTTCTTGGAAAGCAATGATACCACCAGCACGACCATCCAAAGAAATGTTAGCTCTTTATGAAAACAGTTTGCTGCGCCTGCAGTATGACCAAACCGGTGAGTGGGGTCTACTCGGGTGTACACCAGAACTCAGAACGCTAGCAGGGAAGTATAACCGCCCTCTTGCCTGCCTGGATATCAATTCCAATTCATTTACCGCAATGACACCGCTGTGCAGTCCTCCAAAAGAAGAAACCTTTGTAGAATGCGATTGGCTAGAAGCAGATTTACCAGAAGCCTTCGACCTAATTTTGGGCGATGGTTCCATGATTATGCTGCCCCAAGAACTCTACCCCCCCTTTCTAGACAACGTACACAGGATGCTTAAACCAGGCGGACACATCATTACTAGACTCCTTTCTTGTGATGGCAAGACTTTTGCCTCTGCTCGAGAAGCCATAGACTTTTTCCGGGCCAATGTTAAGGGCAAGGAGCCTTTGGTCAACATGTTGACAGATTTCTGGATTCTCTGTCTAAACAGAGAAACCATGGCCATAGAAAGAGCGGACTATTCCCAATGGCTAAACGATTTATATCACGATGGGGTTCTCACAAAAGAAGAGTATTTAGAATTGGATACGCCCATTATGAACGTAGATTTACATTGTACGAGTCGAGAAAGATTAAAGGCTCTTGTAGCGAATAAGTTTACCATCGTGTCAATTGAAGCCCCTACCGACTTTATTGGTGGTCATTACAATCTGGTATGTACATTACAGAAAATCTAA